The following are encoded in a window of Syngnathoides biaculeatus isolate LvHL_M chromosome 3, ASM1980259v1, whole genome shotgun sequence genomic DNA:
- the tbp gene encoding TATA-box-binding protein yields the protein MDQNNSIPAFQGLASPQGAMTPGMPIFSPMMPYGSGLTPQPVQNTNSLSILEEQQRQQQQQQQQQQQQAQQAQQANPGLPGTSGQTPQLFHSQAVTGSTTTALPGNTPLYNTPLTPMTPITPATPASESSGIVPQLQNIVSTVNLGCKLDLKTIALRARNAEYNPKRFAAVIMRIREPRTTALIFSSGKMVCTGAKSEEQSRLAARKYARVVQKLGFPAKFLDFKIQNMVGSCDVKFPIRLEGLVLTHQQFSSYEPELFPGLIYRMIKPRIVLLIFVSGKVVLTGAKVRGEIYEAFENIYPILKGFRKTT from the exons ATGGATCAGAACAACAGCATACCAGCCTTTCAGGGCCTGGCCTCACCTCAG ggtGCCATGACGCCAGGAATGCCAATTTTCAGTCCCATGATGCCATACGGTTCAGGGCTGACACCTCAGCCTGTTCAGAACACAAACAGTTTGTCTATactggaggagcagcagcggcaacagcagcagcagcagcagcaacaacaacaacaagcgcaACAAGCACAGCAGGCAAATCCAG GCCTTCCAGGGACCTCGGGGCAGACTCCTCAACTCTTCCATTCCCAAGCAGTCACAGGTTCAACAACCACAGCGCTGCCAGGGAACACCCCACTCTACAACACGCCACTGACCCCCATGACCCCCATCACACCAGCCACGCCAGCCTCTGAGAGCTCCGGAATAGTTCCACAGCTACA AAATATCGTGTCAACTGTAAATCTAGGCTGTAAACTGGATTTGAAGACCATCGCACTGCGGGCCAGGAATGCAGAATACAACCCAAAG CGTTTTGCTGCAGTTATCATGAGAATACGAGAACCCCGCACCACAGCTCTGATTTTCAGCTCTGGGAAGATGGTTTGCACAGGAGCAAAGAG CGAGGAGCAGTCCCGGTTAGCGGCCAGGAAATACGCTCGTGTTGTGCAAAAGCTCGGTTTCCCTGCCAAGTTTTTGGACTTCAAGATCCAGAATATGGTGGGCAGCTGCGACGTGAAGTTCCCCATTCGTCTGGAAGGCTTAGTACTCACACATCAACAGTTCAGCAG TTATGAACCTGAGCTGTTTCCAGGGTTGATTTACAGAATGATCAAACCGAGAATTGTCTTGCTCATCTTTGTTTCCGGGAAGGTCGTCTTAACAG GTGCCAAGGTCAGAGGTGAAATCTATGAAGCGTTTGAGAACATCTACCCAATCCTGAAAGGTTTCCGAAAAACGACGTAG
- the psmc3 gene encoding 26S proteasome regulatory subunit 6A: MASLSDKSVWDEVEDGIGEEVLKMSSEEIVQRTRLLDSEIKIMKSEVLRVTHELQAMKDKIKENTEKIKVNKTLPYLVSNVIELLDVDPNDQEEDGANVDLDSQRKGKCAVIKTSTRQTYFLPVIGLVDAEKLKPGDLVGVNKDSYLILETLPTEYDSRVKAMEVDERPTEQYSDIGGLDKQIQELVEAIVLPMNHKEKFENLGIQPPKGVLMYGPPGTGKTLLARACAAQTKATFLKLAGPQLVQMFIGDGAKLVRDAFALAKEKAPSIIFIDELDAIGTKRFDSEKAGDREVQRTMLELLNQLDGFQPNMQVKVIAATNRVDILDPALLRSGRLDRKIEFPMPNEEARARIMQIHSRKMNVSPDVNYEELARCTDDFNGAQCKAVCVEAGMIALRRGATELNHEDYMEGILEVQAKKKANLQYYA, encoded by the exons ATGGCGTCGCTAAGTGACAAGTCAGTTTGGGACGAAGTGGAAGATGGAATCGGGGAAGAAGTGTTAAAAATGTCTTCGGAGGAGATAGTTCAGCGAACTCGACTCCTCGACAGTGAGATAAAGATCATGAAGAGCGAGGTTCTGAGGGTGACCCACGAACTTCAAGCAATGAAGGATAAAATCAAGGAAAACACGGAGAAGATAAAGGTGAACAAAACCCTGCCGTATCTCGTGTCGAACGTGATAGAGCTGCTCGATGTGGATCCCAATGACCAAGAGGAAGACGGGGCGAATGTGGACCTGGATTCCCAGAGGAAGGGAAAATGCGCTGTCATCAAGACCTCTACTCGGCAGACATACTTCTTGCCGGTAATCGGGCTGGTGGACGCCGAGAAGCTGAAGCCCGGAGACCTGGTGGGTGTCAACAAAGACTCCTACCTGATCCTGGAGACTTTACCCACCGAGTATGACTCCCGAGTCAAGGCGATGGAGGTTGACGAGCGACCCACAGAGCAATACAGCGACATCGGAGGGCTGGACAAGCAGATCCAGGAGCTGGTGGAGGCAATCGTGCTGCCCATGAACCACAAAGAAAAGTTCGAAAACCTGGGCATCCAGCCACCAAAGGGAGTCCTGATGTACGGACCACCGGGAACGGGGAAGACCCTCCTAGCCAGGGCCTGCGCCGCTCAGACAAAAGCTACTTTCCTGAAGTTGGCTGGACCACAGCTAGTGCAGATGTTCATCGGCGATGGAGCCAAATTGGTGAGAGATGCCTTCGCCCTGGCCAAAGAGAAAGCCCCGTCCATCATCTTCATCGATGAGCTGGATGCCATCGGTACCAAGAGATTTGACAGCGAGAAAGCGGGAGACAGGGAGGTGCAGAGGACCATGCTGGAGCTTCTCAATCAGCTGGATGGATTTCAACCCAACATGCAAGTCAAG GTGATTGCTGCCACCAACAGAGTGGACATCTTGGACCCGGCGCTGCTGCGTTCAGGTCGTCTGGACAGGAAGATCGAGTTCCCCATGCCAAACGAGGAGGCCAGAGCACGCATTATGCAGATTCACTCCCGCAAGATGAACGTCAGCCCCGACGTCAACTACGAAGAGCTGGCGCGCTGCACCGACGACTTCAACGGCGCCCAGTGCAAAGCCGTGTGCGTGGAGGCGGGCATGATCGCGCTCCGGCGTGGAGCAACAGAGCTGAACCACGAGGATTACATGGAGGGAATCCTGGAGGTACAAGCCAAGAAGAAGGCCAATCTGCAGTACTACGCATGA